In the Flagellimonas sp. MMG031 genome, one interval contains:
- a CDS encoding low molecular weight protein-tyrosine-phosphatase: MKTKVLMVCLGNICRSPLAEGILRSKVDSDKVLVDSAGTAGYHIGNPPDKRSIAVAQKYGLDISHQRCRKFSRLDFLEFDHIYVMDRSNFSDVAQLASNAQEAQKVKLLLSEVDLDLQEVPDPYYGGDDGFENVYQMVDQACEAIAKKLN, from the coding sequence ATGAAAACCAAAGTCTTGATGGTCTGCTTGGGAAATATTTGCAGGTCACCATTGGCTGAAGGTATTTTGCGATCCAAGGTGGATTCGGACAAGGTATTGGTCGATTCTGCAGGAACAGCTGGGTACCATATCGGCAATCCTCCGGACAAACGTTCCATCGCCGTTGCCCAAAAATATGGGTTGGACATCAGCCATCAACGTTGTAGAAAGTTTTCTCGATTGGATTTTTTGGAATTCGACCACATTTATGTGATGGACCGAAGCAATTTTTCGGATGTGGCCCAACTCGCCAGCAATGCACAAGAAGCCCAAAAGGTAAAACTCTTATTGAGCGAAGTGGATTTGGACCTTCAGGAAGTTCCCGACCCCTACTACGGTGGCGATGATGGCTTTGAAAATGTCTACCAAATGGTGGATCAAGCTTGTGAGGCAATTGCGAAAAAGCTAAATTAA
- a CDS encoding GNAT family protein yields the protein MLNLKGKQVYLRALEPTDLDFLYQLENDTSVWELSGTLKPYSKKVLQLYLDNAHRDIYEVKQLRLCISNLQDQCIGLIDLFDFDPKHRRAGIGIIIVEPGDRNKGAGAEALSLLSDYAFSTLDVHQLYANILEDNAASIHLFEKMGFEKIGVKKEWIRTSQGFKNELMYQKINRNES from the coding sequence ATGCTCAATCTAAAAGGAAAACAAGTATATCTGCGGGCGCTGGAACCCACCGACCTCGATTTTCTGTACCAACTGGAAAACGATACCTCGGTCTGGGAACTGAGCGGTACGTTAAAGCCGTATTCCAAAAAGGTGCTGCAACTATATTTGGACAATGCCCACAGGGATATTTACGAAGTAAAGCAGTTGCGCCTGTGCATCAGTAACCTGCAAGATCAGTGTATAGGATTGATCGATTTGTTTGATTTTGACCCCAAACATCGCCGTGCAGGTATCGGTATCATCATTGTGGAACCAGGGGACCGAAATAAAGGTGCCGGGGCGGAAGCCTTGTCGCTTTTGAGCGATTATGCCTTTTCCACTTTGGATGTACATCAACTGTATGCCAATATTTTGGAAGACAATGCAGCGAGTATCCATTTATTTGAGAAGATGGGGTTTGAGAAAATCGGGGTCAAAAAAGAATGGATCAGGACCAGTCAAGGGTTCAAGAACGAATTAATGTATCAAAAGATCAACAGGAATGAATCTTAA
- a CDS encoding SAM-dependent methyltransferase, with protein MEAEKPGLVMGKVYLIPTTLGDNAPLEVLPISVKGTIERIDHYIVENEKTARRFIKRVSPSKSQPELQLYSLNKYTKPEEIPSFLDPCIHGFDVGIISEAGCPGIADPGADVIRIAHERRIKVVPLVGPSSILMAMMSSGMNGQNFAFNGYLPIDNTERKKMVKNLERVSRDLGQSQIFMETPYRNNKLLKELLRTLQKSTRLCIAADITLPTEFIATKSVHEWSEIELDLDKRPTIYIIQA; from the coding sequence ATGGAAGCAGAAAAACCAGGTTTGGTGATGGGCAAAGTCTATTTGATTCCCACTACCTTGGGCGACAACGCTCCTTTGGAGGTATTGCCCATATCAGTCAAGGGAACCATTGAGCGGATTGACCACTACATCGTGGAAAACGAAAAGACGGCCCGACGGTTCATTAAGCGTGTAAGCCCTAGTAAATCACAACCAGAGCTGCAACTGTATTCCTTGAACAAGTACACCAAGCCAGAGGAGATTCCTTCCTTCCTAGATCCTTGCATTCACGGATTTGATGTGGGCATCATTTCCGAAGCAGGATGTCCTGGCATAGCAGACCCCGGTGCAGATGTCATTCGGATCGCCCACGAAAGACGCATCAAAGTAGTGCCATTGGTTGGCCCTTCTTCCATTTTAATGGCCATGATGAGCAGCGGCATGAACGGACAAAATTTTGCCTTCAACGGCTATTTGCCCATCGATAATACCGAGCGTAAAAAAATGGTTAAAAATTTGGAGCGCGTGTCCCGAGACCTTGGTCAGTCGCAGATTTTTATGGAAACTCCTTACCGAAACAACAAGTTGCTCAAGGAACTTTTGCGAACCTTGCAGAAATCGACCCGCTTGTGCATTGCTGCGGATATCACCTTGCCCACTGAGTTTATTGCTACCAAGAGTGTACACGAATGGAGCGAAATAGAATTAGATCTGGACAAAAGACCTACCATCTACATCATTCAAGCATAA